GCTTGGTTCATGAACACGGGGGTTGGTGAAGACCTTAAGGGAGCTGCAAAACAAATGTTGGAGCGGTTTTTGCCTAACCTGTTTTCGCTTCAACATCCTCGTCCCTGGGCATTTATTCTGAAGGGTTTGGAAGAGCTTTCCAAGAACAAAACTTCCCCCGTACCACTCGACCACGTAAAGGCTGCTTCAATTTTTGGAGAAAGGCTGCTTGCCCTTTATAAAGAACAAGCTGATGCAAGCTGGCGCTGGTTTGAAGATATCATGACCTGGGGGAATGCCCTTTTACCTTCAGGGCTCTTTAGCGCTTATAAATTAACCGGTCGGAAGGAGTTTTTAACCGTAGCCCGGGAGAGCTTTGAATTTTTGTGCGAAAAAGTTTTTGAAAGGGAAATGTTCATGCCGGTTGGCAACCGGGGTTGGTATCATAAAAATGGCACCAAGCCGGTTTTTGACCAGCAACCAATCGAAGCTATGTGGATGCTGATTGCTTCTCTTGAAGCTGCAGAGTTTTACAGCCCGGAGGAAAATCTGGAGCGAGCACGGAATGCAGTGGAATGGTATTTTGGCAAAAATATACACCGTTTGAGTCTTTACAATCCCTTGGATGGTTCTTGTGCTGATGGCCTTACCCCTCAAGGATTCAACGCCAATCGTGGTGCCGAAAGCACTATCTCTTGCCTTTTAAGCATGTTAATTGCTCAGGAAAAAAATCTGCTTGAATTCCGGTCACCGAAGTCTGCAGGCGTGAAGCACTGAATATCGTATTGAAATTGTCTGAAGGAACTAGTAAGAAGTTCTGAATACTTAAGTACTTATTTACTTATTTCACTATTGACGTATAATATTACACATACAAACTATACGCGCAAAATCCGAAGAAGGGGACAAGTAGTTCCAGAACTGGCGCTCACAGAGAGCCGGTAGTGCTGAGAACCGGCGCCTGGTTGGGAACGAATGGGCCCTGGAGGAGCAGGCCGAAAGTAAATTATTGATGAAACAACGAGTAGGCCGAGTCGCATAGCCTGCGTTAAAGGAAAGAGTGGGGTTTTTCAAACCCAAAAAGGGTGGCACCGCGAGTTACCCCTCGTCCCTGCGGCGGGGGGTTTTTTTATAATAAAATGAGGGAGGTGGGAAAATGAAAAAGTTTGCATTATTTGCACTGGTGTTTCTTTTCATGGCAATGATCGTTTCTCCAGCAATGTCTCAAGATAAGGTCAAAATTGGTATCATGCAGATTGTGGACCATCCAGCTCTCAATGCCGTCAGAGACGGGCTCATTGATGCACTGAAAGAGGAGTTCGGGTATGTAGAAGGTGAAAACATTGAGTATGATATTCAATCTGCTCAGGGGGATGTGGCTACGGCTAATACCATTGCTCGGAAGTTTGTGGCCGAGAAAGTGGATTTGATCGTTTCCATTGCCACACCGACTTCTCAGGCAGCAGCTAATGCCACCAAAGAAATTCCCATCGTCTTTTCTGCAGTGACCGATCCGGTTAGCGCAGGTCTTGTTGAGTCTCTCGAGCACCCGGGTGGCAACATTACCGGCGTATCGGATATGACTCCCGTGGATAAGCAGATAGAGCTCATTAAATACCTGTTTAAGGATGCAAAGAGGGTGGGTACGCTGTACAATGCTGGAGAAGTGAACTCGGTAGTTACCAATGAAATGGCTAAAGAGGCCTGTGCTGCGAATGGGTTGGAACTCCTGGAAGCTACGGTAGCCAGTACTGCCGACGTTGCGATGGCAGCTCAAACTTTGGTACGCAAAGTGGATGCTGTATATGTGTCTACTGACAATACGGTAGTCAGCGCACTGGACGCAGTAGCCAAGGCCTGTAACGAAGCTAAGGTTCCACTTATTCTGGCTGACCCCACGACGGTAGAAAAAGGAGCGTTGCTCGCTCTGGGTTTTGACTACTATCTCCATGGTCGGCAGACAGCAGCGATAGTGGCTCGAGTGCTTAAGGGAGAAAATCCTGGTGATATCCCGGTGCAGTTTGCCCAGAAGTTGGTGCTTTTGGTCAATCCCGAAACAGCAAAGGTACTTGGCATGAACATCGACGAGCTTCGGGCTCAGCTTGAACAGTATGTCCGTGACATGGAAGAAAAAGGCGTAGAAGTTAACCTGCAATTTTTGAGCGAGTAAATGAATCTGGGGGATGGTGTGCAAGTTTCTCACACCATCCCCAATGTGAGGGAGGAAAAGCAGATAGGTATCTTCTTTCTGTACAGTTTGCAGGAAGGCATCCTGTTTGGAATTCTGGCTCTCGGGGTTTTCATTACTTTCAGATGTTTGAATTTTCCAGATTTGACTGTTGATGGAAGTTATCCTCTGGGTGCAGCCGTTTTTGCCTTCATGGTTACTCGGGGTTTTGACCCGTTCTCGGGAATGCTGGCTGCTCTTTTGGCCGGGGCACTGGCTGGCCTCCTGACCGGGACACTGCATACTTTCTCACGTATTCCCGCACTTCTTTCGGGCATCCTCACTATGATATGCCTTTACTCCATCAATTTAAGAGTCATGGGAAGACCTAATATTTCTCTTTCGGAGAACTTGGGACATAGAACAGCTTTTACTATCCTTCGTGACCTGTTCCCAGGAATACCTGAAGCGTATCTGCGTTTCCTCTTTTTGCTTGCCTTGGTGGTGGTGTTAAAAATACTGCTGGACCTTTTTCTGCAAACCGAAGTTGGCCTCTCTCTGCGAGCAACCGGGGATAACGAGACGCTCGTTGAAGCTCAGGGAATCAATCCAGACAGAATGAAGCTAACCGGTATCGCTCTTTCCAACTCGCTGGTGGCTCTTTCCGGAGCCATGTTTGCACAGTATCAGGGTTTCGTCGACATTAACATGGGCATAGGTATGGTGGTCTCAGGTCTGGCTTCGGTTATAGTGGGAGAAGTGCTGATAAGGGGAAAAAGGATTTTCTGGTTGACTTTTCAGGTTATCGTGGGGTCAATCGTTTATCGAATGGCCACAGCAGTGGCTCTCAATTGGGGGTATACCATTGGCTTCAAGCCCTACGACCTGAAACTCTTTACTGGTATTCTGGTTATAGTGATTCTTTCTTTTCCTGCGCTTAAGAAAAAATTGGTTGGAGAACGGTAAATGGAACGTATGCTGGAACTCCAAAAGTTAAATAAATATTTTTTTAAAGGAACTGTTGATGAACGCTGGGCCATACGCAATCTAAACCTTTGTGTCTCACCTGGGGAATTTATCACCATTGTGGGCAGTAATGGAGCTGGAAAGACAACCCTTCTCAACCTCATAAGCGGTACCTATTTGCCGGACACCGGAAAGATACTGATTGACGGAAAAGACGTTACCAACCTTCCTGCTTACAAAAGAGCTCACTTTCTGGGAAGAGTTTTTCAGGATACTTTCCGTGGGACTGCAGCCTCTTTAACCATAGAAGAAAACCTGGCCATTGCTTACCTTAAAGGAAAGAAAAAGGGACTACGCATAGCTATCAAAGATAAAATGCGTCGCTATT
This portion of the Thermatribacter velox genome encodes:
- a CDS encoding ABC transporter substrate-binding protein, with the translated sequence MKKFALFALVFLFMAMIVSPAMSQDKVKIGIMQIVDHPALNAVRDGLIDALKEEFGYVEGENIEYDIQSAQGDVATANTIARKFVAEKVDLIVSIATPTSQAAANATKEIPIVFSAVTDPVSAGLVESLEHPGGNITGVSDMTPVDKQIELIKYLFKDAKRVGTLYNAGEVNSVVTNEMAKEACAANGLELLEATVASTADVAMAAQTLVRKVDAVYVSTDNTVVSALDAVAKACNEAKVPLILADPTTVEKGALLALGFDYYLHGRQTAAIVARVLKGENPGDIPVQFAQKLVLLVNPETAKVLGMNIDELRAQLEQYVRDMEEKGVEVNLQFLSE
- a CDS encoding ABC transporter permease, which encodes MQVSHTIPNVREEKQIGIFFLYSLQEGILFGILALGVFITFRCLNFPDLTVDGSYPLGAAVFAFMVTRGFDPFSGMLAALLAGALAGLLTGTLHTFSRIPALLSGILTMICLYSINLRVMGRPNISLSENLGHRTAFTILRDLFPGIPEAYLRFLFLLALVVVLKILLDLFLQTEVGLSLRATGDNETLVEAQGINPDRMKLTGIALSNSLVALSGAMFAQYQGFVDINMGIGMVVSGLASVIVGEVLIRGKRIFWLTFQVIVGSIVYRMATAVALNWGYTIGFKPYDLKLFTGILVIVILSFPALKKKLVGER